The following proteins are co-located in the Paludibaculum fermentans genome:
- a CDS encoding TonB-dependent receptor: MLFAQGDAARITGTVTDASGAVIPGAIIKIKNEKTAAVREVTVADNGSFVASNLTPSVYTIDASANGMASAQYRQVTLTAGQERTLAIILAPAEMQQSVTVASGDLVVIDTSSARVGANINEREVANMPLNGRQLSQLYLMVPGAQTAGGGSYDNIRFSGRANQQNAVRFDGVEASSIIDASPGNLNGESSTGFRLQASLETVQEFRVESSNYPAEFGTGTGGQISVVTKSGSNQIHGSLFEYVRNNSFDARNFFDTTKSPLRLNQFGGSLGGPIKKDKAFFFASMETLRQRAGINLLGSVPSAAARQRAVPTIAPVVNAFPVGTQTTANPDLDLAQLNASTSLDEYSGSIRFDYAFSPKYSLSARYVRDQGYLTSPMDVTGSQQRTTAVPQNGMISLQQVLTSNLINETKLGYNGSKTRLNGIAPTVNGIDFSPISIDFTGAVAIPGIGGQGASAGAARLGGLIRSNSSQNGRAQPYTNYTMSFIDNLSYLKGNHTFKFGAEVRPIRLYTDRLGGTTYTFSNLTDLLANKPTTIQILGDVSAPNPLHNGIATNRFLKQAYYVFYAQDEWRLRPNLTINYGLRYEYYSVMHEDQNLYTLFQVERGDIAPAGTPWYKSSKNNWGPRLGLSWSPSRFNNKTVLRVGAGYFFGPGQTEDQVQPIDSDRITVNAPAGSAFPVNSQQIIANTNPSNLSGFTPRAYSANYTLPEKVLSYTASIQQQLPGNTVMTVAYVGSQGRNLFLRSWTNGIVGLTMNPTTGVGNPQLQFGSRFGQIDYKTSGGTDNYNSLQTSVQRRFNQGLTIGGQWTYAHSLGNTGGSNEAQTAQNPFNFNADRGNNAFDIRHSVNATALYELPVGTGRKYLANSSKLVNLLAGGWQLGGVLNARTGLPIDLTIARNDIAYQVNSTGQIVSNPIVSGTTVLTTPVINNPYGGAFRNNRRPDVVAGVDPFLHGSDSRYFLNPAAFAFPTPGTFGNLGRWALHGPSLTQFDMTLQKRFRLTERMNMEFRGELYNLFNKTNFASPSARLNNALGTGANQLQPGQSFSAAAAGGTFGIANSTVTKDVGLGASRQIQLSLRLNF; the protein is encoded by the coding sequence ATGTTGTTCGCTCAAGGCGACGCAGCTCGCATCACCGGTACGGTGACCGACGCGTCCGGCGCTGTCATTCCTGGCGCTATCATCAAGATTAAAAACGAGAAAACGGCAGCAGTCCGTGAAGTCACCGTGGCCGACAACGGCTCATTTGTCGCCTCGAATCTCACTCCCTCCGTCTACACCATCGATGCCTCGGCGAATGGCATGGCGTCCGCTCAGTATCGCCAAGTCACCCTCACCGCTGGCCAGGAGCGTACCCTCGCCATCATCCTCGCGCCGGCGGAAATGCAACAGTCTGTTACAGTTGCCAGCGGCGATTTGGTGGTGATCGATACCAGCTCTGCTCGCGTCGGCGCCAATATCAATGAGCGGGAAGTGGCCAACATGCCCCTGAACGGCCGCCAGCTCTCCCAACTTTATTTAATGGTGCCCGGCGCCCAGACCGCCGGCGGCGGCAGCTACGACAACATCCGGTTCAGCGGCCGCGCCAATCAGCAGAATGCAGTGCGGTTTGACGGCGTCGAAGCCTCATCTATTATTGATGCCTCCCCTGGAAACCTGAACGGCGAGTCCTCTACCGGCTTCCGCCTGCAGGCGAGCCTGGAGACCGTCCAGGAGTTTCGTGTAGAGTCCAGCAACTATCCGGCTGAGTTCGGAACCGGCACCGGCGGCCAGATCTCGGTCGTCACCAAGTCCGGCTCCAATCAGATCCACGGCTCCCTCTTCGAGTACGTCCGCAACAACTCGTTCGACGCTCGCAACTTCTTCGACACCACCAAATCGCCGCTCCGCCTGAATCAGTTCGGCGGTTCCCTGGGCGGTCCTATTAAGAAGGACAAGGCGTTCTTCTTCGCCAGCATGGAGACGCTGCGCCAGCGAGCCGGCATCAACCTGCTGGGTTCTGTACCCAGCGCCGCAGCCCGGCAGCGGGCCGTCCCAACCATCGCCCCTGTCGTGAACGCTTTCCCCGTCGGCACCCAGACTACCGCCAACCCGGATCTGGACCTGGCCCAACTGAACGCGTCCACCAGCCTGGATGAGTATTCGGGCAGCATCCGGTTTGACTACGCCTTCAGTCCAAAGTATTCGCTCTCCGCGCGCTATGTCCGCGACCAAGGCTATCTCACTAGCCCCATGGATGTTACGGGCAGCCAACAGCGGACTACGGCCGTGCCTCAGAACGGCATGATCAGCCTGCAGCAGGTGCTGACCTCCAATCTGATCAATGAAACCAAGCTCGGCTACAACGGCTCCAAGACTCGCCTGAACGGCATCGCCCCGACCGTGAACGGCATCGATTTCTCGCCGATCTCGATCGATTTCACCGGCGCCGTAGCCATCCCGGGCATTGGCGGCCAGGGCGCCTCGGCCGGCGCGGCCCGCCTGGGCGGACTCATCCGCTCAAACAGCTCGCAGAACGGCCGTGCGCAGCCCTACACCAACTACACCATGTCGTTCATCGACAACCTCTCCTACCTGAAAGGCAACCACACCTTCAAGTTTGGAGCGGAGGTCCGGCCGATCCGCCTCTACACCGATCGCCTGGGCGGCACCACTTACACTTTTTCGAATCTGACCGACCTGCTGGCTAACAAGCCAACCACCATCCAGATCCTGGGTGACGTCAGCGCCCCCAACCCGCTGCATAACGGCATCGCCACCAACCGCTTCCTGAAGCAGGCCTACTATGTGTTCTACGCTCAGGACGAGTGGCGCCTCCGGCCCAACCTCACCATTAACTATGGGTTGCGCTACGAATACTATTCGGTCATGCATGAGGACCAAAACCTTTACACCCTGTTCCAGGTGGAGCGCGGGGACATCGCCCCGGCCGGCACGCCGTGGTACAAGAGCTCGAAGAACAACTGGGGGCCCCGCCTGGGCCTGAGCTGGTCACCCAGCCGCTTCAACAACAAGACGGTTCTGCGCGTCGGCGCCGGCTACTTCTTCGGCCCGGGCCAGACCGAAGATCAGGTCCAACCCATTGATAGCGACCGCATTACCGTCAATGCGCCCGCGGGTTCCGCCTTCCCCGTCAACAGCCAGCAGATCATCGCCAATACCAACCCGAGCAATCTGTCCGGCTTCACCCCCCGCGCTTACTCGGCGAACTACACCCTGCCGGAGAAGGTCCTCAGCTACACCGCTTCCATTCAGCAGCAACTGCCGGGCAACACCGTCATGACCGTCGCCTACGTGGGCAGCCAGGGGCGCAACCTCTTCCTGCGGTCCTGGACCAACGGTATCGTCGGCCTCACCATGAACCCGACGACAGGGGTTGGGAATCCGCAACTCCAGTTCGGCTCCCGGTTTGGCCAGATCGATTACAAGACCAGCGGCGGCACGGATAACTACAACTCCCTGCAGACTTCCGTTCAGCGCCGTTTCAATCAGGGCCTGACGATCGGCGGCCAGTGGACCTACGCCCACTCGCTGGGCAACACCGGCGGCTCCAACGAAGCCCAAACAGCCCAGAACCCCTTTAATTTCAATGCCGATCGCGGCAACAACGCCTTCGACATCCGCCATAGCGTCAACGCCACGGCGCTGTATGAATTGCCTGTCGGCACCGGCCGGAAGTATCTGGCCAACTCCAGCAAGCTGGTGAACCTGCTGGCCGGCGGCTGGCAACTGGGCGGCGTCCTGAACGCTCGCACCGGTCTGCCGATTGACCTCACCATCGCCCGCAACGACATCGCCTACCAGGTGAACTCAACGGGCCAGATTGTCTCCAATCCGATCGTTTCCGGGACCACGGTACTCACCACACCGGTGATCAACAATCCCTACGGCGGCGCCTTCCGCAACAACCGGCGTCCGGATGTCGTGGCCGGCGTCGATCCCTTCCTGCACGGCAGCGACAGCCGCTACTTCCTGAATCCCGCCGCCTTCGCCTTCCCGACGCCCGGCACGTTCGGCAACCTGGGCCGCTGGGCGTTGCACGGCCCCAGCCTGACCCAGTTCGACATGACACTCCAGAAGCGGTTCCGGCTCACCGAACGGATGAACATGGAGTTCCGCGGCGAACTGTATAACCTCTTCAACAAAACCAACTTCGCCAGCCCCTCGGCGCGCCTGAACAATGCGCTGGGTACCGGAGCGAATCAGTTGCAACCCGGCCAGTCCTTCTCAGCGGCGGCGGCCGGCGGCACCTTCGGCATCGCCAACTCCACCGTCACCAAGGACGTTGGCCTGGGCGCAAGCCGTCAGATCCAACTCTCACTGCGGCTGAACTTCTAG
- the rpsL gene encoding 30S ribosomal protein S12 codes for MPTFNQLVRKGRRPTRYKTASPALQSCPQRRGVCTRVYTTTPKKPNSALRKVARVRLTNGIEVTTYIPGVGHNLQEHSIVLIRGGRVKDLPGVRYHVVRGTLDTAGVTGRMQSRSKYGAKRPKAGAAKTAPKKK; via the coding sequence GTGCCCACTTTCAATCAGCTTGTCCGTAAGGGACGCAGGCCCACCCGATATAAGACTGCCAGCCCCGCGCTGCAATCTTGCCCGCAGCGCCGCGGCGTTTGCACCCGTGTTTACACCACCACCCCTAAGAAGCCGAACTCGGCTCTCCGCAAAGTGGCCCGTGTGCGCCTGACCAATGGAATTGAAGTTACGACCTATATTCCCGGTGTCGGCCACAACTTGCAGGAGCACTCGATCGTGCTGATTCGCGGCGGCCGCGTGAAGGATCTGCCCGGTGTGCGTTATCACGTAGTTCGCGGAACGCTGGACACGGCTGGTGTGACCGGCCGTATGCAGAGCCGCTCGAAGTACGGTGCCAAGCGCCCCAAGGCGGGTGCCGCCAAAACCGCACCTAAGAAGAAGTAG
- the rpsG gene encoding 30S ribosomal protein S7 → MPRRRRAEIREIQPDGVYNSTLAEKFINSMMWEGKKTTSQRIFYTAMETIKDRSNDDPLKLFKKAVENCKPLLEVKTRRVGGANYQVPIEVPNNRRTSLAIRWILTGARARTDKSMAEKLANELMDAASLRGAAIKKKDDVHRMAEANKAFAHYRW, encoded by the coding sequence ATGCCCCGCAGAAGACGCGCTGAGATCCGCGAAATTCAGCCCGACGGCGTTTACAACTCGACGCTGGCCGAGAAGTTCATCAACTCGATGATGTGGGAAGGCAAGAAGACCACGTCCCAACGGATCTTCTATACCGCCATGGAAACGATCAAGGACCGGTCGAATGACGATCCCTTGAAGCTGTTCAAGAAGGCGGTAGAGAACTGCAAGCCTTTGCTGGAAGTTAAGACCCGCCGCGTCGGTGGTGCCAACTACCAGGTCCCGATCGAGGTTCCGAACAATCGCCGCACTTCGCTGGCGATCCGCTGGATCCTCACCGGAGCCCGCGCGCGGACTGACAAGAGCATGGCCGAGAAGTTGGCCAATGAACTGATGGATGCCGCCAGCCTTCGCGGCGCCGCGATCAAGAAGAAGGACGACGTTCACCGCATGGCGGAAGCCAACAAGGCCTTCGCTCACTACCGCTGGTAA
- the fusA gene encoding elongation factor G: protein MPRTIALEKMRNIGIMAHIDAGKTTTTERILYYTGRTYKIGEVHEGTATMDWMVQEQERGITITSAATTCSWNDYQINIIDTPGHVDFTAEVERSLRVLDGAVAVFDAVAGVQPQSETVWRQADKYAVPRVCFINKMDRVGADFFHAVATIEDRLHARAVPIQLPVGAEDQFKGIIDLVTMKARIWRDETLGAAFDDVDIPADLLDQAKEYREKMVEAAAEADDILMEKYLNGETLTTTEIISGLRKATIAQTIFPVICGTAFKNKGVQNMLDSVVDLLPSPLDIPPIKGYDVDDRSIELVRHADDSEPFSALIFKIMTDSFVGQLAFIRVYSGKLNTGDTILNVSKGRRERIGRLVKMHANKREEITEIYAGDIAACVGLKSVITSDTICSEEHPISLEAIEFAAPVIQLAIEPKTKADQEKLGMAIAKLVQEDPTLKVNTDPETGQTILSGMGELHLEIIVDRLQREFNVGANVGKPQVAYRETIRKKSDGEGRFVRQTGGRGQYGHIKLHLEPNPEKEYEFVNGIVGGTVPKEYIGPAEKGIVEALEGGILAGFPMANVKVTIYDGSYHDVDSSEMAFKIAGSMALKDAAHKAKPVLLEPVMSVEVVVPDEYMGSVNGDLISRRGRLEGMELKGNTQIIKAMVPLSEMFGYATEIRSRTQGRGSFTMHFGRYEEAPQSVTEEVINKMKGQSPS from the coding sequence ATGCCTCGCACCATCGCACTCGAGAAGATGAGAAATATCGGCATCATGGCCCACATTGATGCCGGTAAGACCACCACGACCGAGCGCATCCTCTATTACACCGGCCGCACCTATAAGATCGGTGAAGTTCATGAAGGCACCGCCACCATGGACTGGATGGTGCAAGAGCAGGAGCGTGGTATCACCATCACCTCCGCCGCGACGACCTGCTCCTGGAACGATTACCAGATCAACATCATCGATACACCCGGCCACGTGGATTTCACGGCTGAAGTGGAGCGTTCGCTCCGTGTGCTCGATGGCGCCGTGGCGGTATTCGACGCCGTGGCTGGTGTGCAGCCGCAGTCGGAAACGGTTTGGCGGCAGGCGGACAAGTACGCCGTTCCGCGCGTGTGCTTCATCAATAAGATGGACCGCGTGGGCGCTGACTTCTTCCACGCCGTCGCCACGATTGAAGATCGCCTCCATGCTCGTGCGGTGCCGATCCAATTGCCGGTCGGTGCTGAGGACCAGTTCAAAGGCATCATCGACCTGGTCACGATGAAAGCGCGCATCTGGCGGGATGAAACCCTCGGGGCCGCATTCGACGACGTCGACATTCCTGCCGACCTGCTGGATCAGGCCAAGGAATACCGCGAAAAGATGGTGGAAGCGGCTGCTGAAGCCGACGACATCCTCATGGAGAAGTACCTGAACGGTGAGACGCTTACGACCACGGAGATCATCTCCGGGTTGCGCAAGGCGACCATCGCGCAGACGATCTTCCCTGTGATCTGCGGCACGGCTTTCAAGAACAAAGGCGTCCAGAATATGCTGGACTCCGTGGTGGACCTCCTGCCCTCGCCGCTCGACATCCCGCCCATCAAGGGTTACGACGTCGACGACCGGAGCATTGAGCTGGTCCGTCATGCGGATGACAGCGAACCATTCTCGGCGTTGATCTTCAAGATCATGACCGATTCGTTCGTCGGGCAGTTGGCCTTTATCCGGGTTTACTCGGGCAAGCTCAACACGGGCGACACGATTCTCAACGTCAGCAAGGGTCGGCGTGAACGCATTGGCCGCCTGGTGAAAATGCACGCCAACAAGCGTGAAGAGATCACCGAGATCTACGCCGGCGACATTGCTGCCTGCGTGGGCCTCAAATCGGTGATCACGAGCGATACGATTTGCAGTGAAGAGCATCCGATCTCACTGGAAGCAATTGAGTTTGCCGCCCCGGTGATCCAGTTGGCCATCGAACCCAAAACGAAGGCCGATCAGGAAAAGCTCGGTATGGCGATTGCGAAGCTGGTGCAGGAAGATCCGACGCTGAAGGTGAACACTGACCCCGAGACGGGACAGACGATTCTGTCCGGTATGGGTGAGTTGCACCTGGAAATCATTGTCGACCGCCTTCAGCGCGAATTCAACGTGGGCGCCAATGTCGGCAAGCCGCAGGTTGCTTACCGCGAAACGATTCGCAAGAAGAGTGATGGCGAAGGCCGGTTCGTGCGCCAGACAGGTGGGCGTGGCCAGTACGGTCACATCAAGCTGCACCTCGAGCCGAATCCGGAAAAAGAGTACGAGTTTGTCAACGGAATCGTTGGCGGCACGGTTCCGAAGGAATATATCGGACCGGCTGAAAAGGGTATTGTCGAGGCCCTCGAGGGCGGCATTCTGGCGGGCTTCCCGATGGCCAATGTCAAAGTGACGATCTACGACGGTAGCTACCACGACGTCGACTCCTCGGAAATGGCTTTCAAGATCGCCGGATCGATGGCATTAAAAGATGCCGCTCACAAGGCGAAGCCGGTTCTTCTGGAGCCGGTCATGAGCGTGGAAGTGGTCGTTCCGGACGAGTACATGGGTTCGGTGAATGGTGACCTGATCAGCCGCCGCGGGCGTCTGGAAGGCATGGAGCTGAAGGGCAACACGCAGATCATCAAGGCGATGGTGCCGCTGTCTGAAATGTTCGGCTACGCGACGGAAATCCGTTCGCGGACGCAGGGCAGGGGTAGCTTCACGATGCACTTCGGTCGCTATGAAGAGGCTCCTCAGTCAGTTACCGAGGAAGTAATCAACAAGATGAAGGGGCAGAGCCCCAGCTAG
- the tuf gene encoding elongation factor Tu produces MAKEKFDRSKPHVNVGTIGHIDHGKTTLTAAITKTLAKHNPKVQFRSFDSIDNAPEEKARGITIAAAHVEYETANRHYAHVDCPGHADYIKNMITGAAQMDGAILVVAAPDGPMPQTREHVLLARQVGVPYIVVALNKVDMMDDAELLELVEMELRELLSSYGFPGDDLPICRVSALGALNGEPEWEKSVDDLMEAVDRYIPIPPRDVDKPFLMPIEDIFSIQGRGTVVTGRIEKGQVKVGEEVEIVGFRDTRKTVVTGVEMFKKLLDSGMAGDNVGLLLRGIDKDDVERGQVLAKPGSIKPHAKFRGEVYVLSKEEGGRHTPFFKGYRPQFYFRTTDVTGVMELPEGTEMVMPGDNVTVGVELITPVAMDKGLRFAIREGGRTVGAGTVSEVVLD; encoded by the coding sequence ATGGCGAAAGAGAAATTTGATCGCAGCAAACCGCACGTGAATGTTGGCACGATTGGCCACATCGACCACGGCAAGACCACGCTCACGGCAGCAATCACGAAGACGCTGGCCAAGCATAACCCGAAGGTGCAGTTCCGCAGCTTCGATTCGATCGACAACGCGCCCGAAGAAAAGGCACGAGGTATCACGATCGCGGCGGCGCACGTGGAGTACGAGACGGCGAATCGTCACTACGCGCACGTGGACTGCCCGGGCCACGCGGATTACATCAAGAACATGATCACCGGTGCGGCGCAGATGGACGGCGCGATCCTGGTGGTGGCGGCTCCTGACGGACCGATGCCCCAGACTCGTGAGCACGTACTGCTGGCCCGCCAGGTGGGTGTGCCGTACATCGTCGTTGCCCTGAACAAGGTCGACATGATGGACGACGCCGAACTGCTGGAACTGGTGGAGATGGAGCTGCGCGAGCTGCTTTCGAGCTACGGGTTCCCCGGCGACGACCTGCCGATCTGCCGTGTGAGCGCGCTGGGCGCATTGAACGGCGAGCCGGAGTGGGAAAAGTCGGTGGACGACCTGATGGAAGCGGTGGACCGCTACATTCCGATTCCTCCGCGCGATGTGGACAAGCCGTTCCTGATGCCGATCGAAGACATCTTCTCGATCCAGGGCCGCGGGACGGTGGTGACGGGCCGTATTGAAAAGGGCCAGGTCAAGGTGGGCGAGGAAGTCGAGATTGTGGGCTTCCGCGACACGCGCAAGACGGTAGTCACGGGCGTGGAAATGTTCAAGAAGCTGCTGGACAGTGGCATGGCGGGCGACAATGTCGGCCTGTTGCTGCGCGGCATCGACAAGGACGACGTGGAGCGTGGTCAGGTGCTGGCGAAGCCGGGCTCGATCAAGCCGCACGCGAAGTTCCGGGGCGAAGTGTACGTCCTGTCGAAGGAAGAAGGCGGCCGCCATACCCCGTTCTTCAAGGGCTATCGTCCGCAGTTCTACTTCCGGACGACGGACGTGACGGGTGTGATGGAGTTGCCGGAAGGCACCGAGATGGTGATGCCTGGCGACAACGTCACGGTGGGTGTGGAACTGATCACCCCGGTGGCGATGGACAAGGGTTTGCGCTTCGCGATTCGTGAAGGTGGCCGCACGGTTGGCGCCGGCACGGTGTCGGAAGTGGTTCTCGACTAG
- the rpsJ gene encoding 30S ribosomal protein S10 has product MLTKRIRIRLKAYDHRLLDQSTTEIVETAKRAGARVAGPIPLPTVRNSYTVNRSPHVDKKSREQFEIRTHKRLLDILEPTQDTVDALSKLDLPAGVDVEIKAYHKGAK; this is encoded by the coding sequence ATGCTCACGAAACGTATTCGAATTCGGTTGAAGGCCTACGATCACCGCTTGCTCGATCAGAGCACGACCGAGATCGTGGAAACGGCCAAGCGGGCTGGTGCCCGCGTGGCGGGGCCCATTCCACTGCCCACAGTGCGGAACAGTTACACCGTGAACCGTTCGCCGCACGTGGATAAAAAGTCCCGCGAACAGTTTGAGATCCGGACGCATAAGCGTCTGCTGGACATTCTCGAGCCGACGCAGGACACCGTGGACGCGCTGAGCAAGCTGGATCTGCCGGCGGGCGTGGACGTGGAAATCAAGGCCTACCACAAAGGGGCGAAGTAA
- the rplC gene encoding 50S ribosomal protein L3: MSPGIIGKKIGMTQVFRPDGQVVPVTLLKAGPCVVVQRKTPATDGYDAVQLGLVEFAKKPNKPTAGHLKKANAEGVKYTREFKLRPGSGDPKLGDRVLVDQFKPTDKVDVTGVSKGRGFAGVMKRHGFGGGDNTHGSMFHRAPGSIGASSFPSRVFPGTRMGGQMGDVNVTVRNLEVIDVDTEDNVLMVKGAVPGPNGAYVIVRRAKR; the protein is encoded by the coding sequence ATGAGCCCAGGAATTATCGGCAAAAAGATTGGGATGACACAGGTCTTCCGGCCCGACGGGCAGGTGGTGCCCGTGACTTTGCTCAAAGCGGGACCCTGTGTGGTGGTTCAGCGCAAGACGCCGGCCACCGACGGTTATGACGCCGTTCAATTGGGTCTGGTCGAATTCGCGAAGAAGCCGAACAAGCCGACGGCCGGCCACCTGAAGAAGGCCAATGCCGAAGGCGTGAAGTACACTCGCGAATTCAAGCTCCGGCCTGGTTCGGGCGACCCGAAGCTGGGCGACCGCGTCCTGGTGGATCAGTTTAAACCCACGGACAAAGTGGACGTGACCGGCGTAAGCAAGGGCCGTGGATTCGCCGGCGTCATGAAGCGCCACGGATTCGGCGGCGGCGACAACACGCACGGTTCGATGTTTCACCGCGCACCGGGTTCAATCGGCGCGTCGAGCTTCCCGTCCCGCGTTTTCCCCGGCACCCGGATGGGCGGCCAGATGGGCGACGTGAACGTGACGGTGCGGAATCTCGAAGTGATCGATGTCGACACCGAGGACAACGTACTGATGGTCAAGGGGGCGGTGCCCGGACCGAATGGCGCTTACGTCATTGTGCGCCGCGCGAAGAGGTAA
- the rplD gene encoding 50S ribosomal protein L4 translates to MPKVDVVDLKNTKVGELELADAVFGAPVNENLIYESVRHHLAGVRSGTAKTKVRREVAGSGKKLWRQKGTGRARVGSVRSPLWRHGGTTHGPVPRDYSYRLNKKMVQGALRSALTAKLRDGELKVVSEWNLADAKTKVMAEALKNLQADRKVLLVSTNDANRNLELGSRNLPGVKLVATQDVTTYDLLAHKHVVLSEAAAKKLSEALA, encoded by the coding sequence ATGCCAAAAGTTGACGTTGTTGATCTGAAAAATACGAAGGTGGGCGAGCTCGAACTGGCTGATGCTGTGTTCGGCGCCCCCGTCAACGAGAATCTTATTTACGAGAGCGTGCGCCATCATCTGGCGGGCGTCCGCAGCGGCACGGCCAAGACGAAGGTTCGTCGTGAAGTGGCAGGCTCCGGTAAGAAGCTGTGGCGGCAGAAGGGTACCGGTCGCGCTCGCGTCGGTTCCGTCCGTTCTCCGCTGTGGCGCCATGGTGGTACGACGCACGGCCCGGTGCCGCGCGACTACTCCTACCGGCTGAACAAGAAGATGGTGCAGGGCGCGCTGCGCTCGGCCCTGACGGCCAAGCTGCGCGACGGCGAATTGAAGGTTGTGTCCGAGTGGAATCTTGCCGACGCCAAGACGAAGGTCATGGCGGAAGCGCTGAAGAATCTGCAGGCCGACCGCAAGGTTCTGCTGGTGAGCACGAACGACGCGAACCGCAACCTGGAGCTCGGCAGCCGCAATCTGCCCGGGGTCAAACTGGTGGCGACGCAGGACGTGACCACTTACGACCTGCTGGCGCATAAACACGTTGTTTTAAGCGAGGCAGCCGCGAAAAAGCTGTCGGAGGCGTTGGCCTAA
- a CDS encoding 50S ribosomal protein L23: MNRYEVIVRPIVTEKGVGKKDTESTLCFQVHPEATKTDIKGAVESLFKVKVEDVRTATFEGKLRRRGRYAGYRGDWKKAYIRLKPGQKMPEYAEL, encoded by the coding sequence ATGAACCGCTACGAAGTCATTGTGCGCCCCATTGTTACGGAAAAGGGCGTCGGGAAGAAGGACACGGAGAGCACTCTGTGTTTCCAGGTTCATCCCGAAGCGACCAAGACAGACATCAAGGGTGCGGTGGAATCCCTCTTCAAAGTGAAGGTGGAAGACGTCCGGACCGCAACGTTTGAAGGCAAACTGCGCCGCCGGGGCCGTTACGCCGGCTACCGCGGCGATTGGAAGAAGGCCTATATCCGCCTGAAGCCGGGCCAGAAGATGCCGGAGTACGCGGAGCTCTAA
- the rplB gene encoding 50S ribosomal protein L2, with amino-acid sequence MPIKSFRPTTPTKRFQTVVTRDEVTKQTPEKSLTTGTVAKSGGRNNKGHLVIRFRGGGHKQTYRIIDFKRSKHGIPAKVAAIEYDPNRTARIALLHYVDGEKRYILCPVGLEVGRTIMSGPAADILVGNALPLENIPAGTVVHNIELRPGKGGQMARSAGASAQLVSREGGMALLKLPSGEVRRVMTSCYATIGQVGNLDHENESLGKAGRNRWKGVKPHNRGVSMNPVDHPHGGGEGRTSGGRHPVTPWGQPTRGFKTRNNKRTDQYIATPRSKNK; translated from the coding sequence ATGCCGATTAAATCATTTCGTCCTACCACTCCCACCAAGCGTTTCCAGACCGTCGTCACCCGTGACGAAGTTACGAAGCAGACTCCCGAGAAGTCGCTGACCACGGGTACGGTTGCAAAGTCCGGCGGCCGCAATAACAAGGGTCACCTGGTGATCCGGTTCCGTGGCGGCGGACATAAGCAGACCTACCGCATCATCGATTTCAAGCGGAGCAAGCACGGCATTCCGGCGAAGGTTGCTGCGATCGAGTACGATCCCAACCGGACCGCGCGCATCGCACTGCTGCACTATGTGGATGGCGAGAAGCGCTACATCCTGTGCCCCGTGGGCCTGGAAGTGGGCCGCACCATTATGTCCGGCCCGGCGGCTGACATCCTGGTAGGCAACGCACTGCCGCTAGAGAACATCCCGGCCGGTACCGTGGTTCACAACATTGAACTGCGGCCGGGCAAGGGCGGCCAGATGGCGCGCTCGGCTGGTGCATCCGCTCAGTTGGTCTCCCGCGAAGGCGGAATGGCGCTACTGAAGCTGCCTTCGGGCGAAGTGCGCCGGGTGATGACCTCCTGCTACGCGACGATCGGCCAGGTGGGCAACCTGGATCACGAGAACGAGTCGCTGGGCAAAGCCGGCCGCAACCGTTGGAAGGGCGTAAAGCCTCACAACCGCGGCGTCTCGATGAACCCGGTGGATCACCCCCATGGTGGTGGTGAGGGCCGTACCTCCGGTGGCCGTCACCCTGTGACGCCCTGGGGCCAGCCGACACGTGGTTTCAAGACGCGCAACAACAAGCGGACGGATCAGTACATTGCCACGCCGCGGTCGAAGAACAAGTAA
- the rpsS gene encoding 30S ribosomal protein S19 codes for MSRSLKKGPFTDGHLLTKVVAMNEKNEKKVVRTWSRRSTIRPEFIGHTLAVHNGKKFIPVYVTENMVGHKLGEFSPTRTFKGHAAKADKSGKPS; via the coding sequence ATGAGCCGTTCACTGAAAAAAGGGCCGTTCACCGATGGGCACCTCCTGACGAAGGTGGTGGCGATGAACGAGAAGAACGAGAAGAAGGTTGTCCGGACCTGGTCTCGGCGTTCGACGATCAGACCGGAATTCATCGGCCACACCCTCGCCGTTCACAACGGCAAGAAGTTCATCCCCGTGTACGTCACGGAAAACATGGTGGGGCACAAGCTGGGCGAGTTCTCCCCCACCCGCACCTTTAAGGGGCATGCCGCGAAGGCCGACAAGTCCGGCAAGCCGTCCTAA